Proteins encoded within one genomic window of Felis catus isolate Fca126 chromosome C1, F.catus_Fca126_mat1.0, whole genome shotgun sequence:
- the LOC105260168 gene encoding small proline-rich protein 2G-like, which produces MSYQQQQCKQPCQPPPVCPEPCPPPKCPDPCPPPPCPPVKCPPPPCQQKCPPVQPCPPCQQKCPPKSK; this is translated from the coding sequence ATGTCCTATCAACAGCAGCAGTGCAAGCAGCCCTGCCAGCCACCTCCTGTGTGCCCTGAGCCTTGCCCACCCCCAAAGTGTCCAGATCCATGtccccctcctccatgcccaccTGTGAAgtgcccacctccaccctgccAGCAGAAGTGCCCTCCTGTGCAACCGTGCCCCCCCTGCCAACAGAAGTGCCCACCCAAGAGCAAGTAA